Part of the Candidatus Hydrogenedentota bacterium genome, GGATTTGTCGAAGGAACATTTTCCTTCGACATCATCCACTGGAATCACGCGCGTTCCGCGGACATTCTTGTCGGCGCGAACTGGAGCGACGACGCCAATGCACTCGGATGGAAGGGTACAACAACTCTGGCAGGGACGGCAGGCCACGGAACGTCGAGTCCCTACGACATCCACAATACCCTTATCGCGGCGGGACCTGCGTTCAAGAAGAGCGCTCAGAACAAGGTGGCGACGGGCAATGTCGACTTGGCGCCGACCATTCTTCAATTGATGGGAATCCCCCTCGCCTCGTCCATGGAAGGGCGCGTTCTGACCGAGCTATTCGCGGATGGCCCCCAGCCCAACGATGTTTCCTCCGAGACGCGCGAATTCTCGGTGGAGTCAAAACGTGCTGGCAGTACGTATCGATGCAGTCTCAGTGCTTCCACCGTCTCGGGTAAACGGTACGT contains:
- a CDS encoding alkaline phosphatase family protein, whose protein sequence is GFVEGTFSFDIIHWNHARSADILVGANWSDDANALGWKGTTTLAGTAGHGTSSPYDIHNTLIAAGPAFKKSAQNKVATGNVDLAPTILQLMGIPLASSMEGRVLTELFADGPQPNDVSSETREFSVESKRAGSTYRCSLSASTVSGKRYVNFTRTERIHNTQ